GGGAGGAGGTCACAACTGATGGGAGTCGGAAGGGTTATAAACTCTATCAGTAACAGCCCACCTGTAAGCAAGGGGCTTCGGGCAAGGACCACTTTGTGAGCCTCAGTTGCCAGCAAAGAGGGCTGGGAGTTAGAGGAGAGGCAAGTTCTTGTTTCTgcagtgctggaaactgagcccaAGACCTTACTGTCTGGCTAAGCACCGAATTAAGCTACATCTGAGCCTAGTGGGTCATGGTTGTTTCCCAGAGAGAGACAACCTAGAAATCTCAAGTGTGAAAACTGCAACAAGGTGGGAAAGGCAGGTCCCGAGGTCTTAGAAGTCTGGCATGCACTGGTACCTGGCACATTAGTGAAGgagaaatggaaaaggaagaaaacataaaTGCTGTAAACATCCTGGAAGAGCGATAGTTAGCACACCGGGGTGATGCAAATTAGGCGAGGAGGGGGCGTGGCTGGGAATGACTCCCAGGTGCAGGAAGGCCCCGTTAGCGATGCTGCCATCTTAAGGAGGACTCGGGACCTGCggattttaaaatcaaagaacTGTTTCCCAAGGAGCTGCCCAGAGCGTGCCACACATGTGCAAGACCACTCAGTATGATAGAAGTACAGTCCCCCTTGAAACGCCCCTCATTAGAAACTCACTGAGTAATAATCTAATGTATTAGATTATACAGCCTATTGGGCTGGGAAAAGCCCTCAGATGCTGTCCATGGGTTGCCTGCCTGTTAACACTCCCTTCAGTTCACTAAGTTACCCGTCTAGTTCAGTCCACCCAAGGGTTATCACTGCTGTGTGACTGCTGCTCCTGATCTATGAGAGCACCACAGGATTTCCGCTACTTTCCACTCAGCAGGGTGTTGGGCAATTTCATGAACTACTTGCGGTGTGGATACCCTCCAAGGTTATGTGTGGTGATGCTAGACTGTCAGTTTCCATAAATTACGCCGTGTCAGAAATAGTTAAATGAGGCCAAGTGGTGCATgagatcccagcacctgggagtcgGAGGCAGAGATCAGGATCGCAATGCCAGAGTTAGCTACCTAGCGTGAGTTTGAAATCAGCCTGCGCTACGAGAaactctgtgtcaaaaaaaaaaaaaagctcttttcTAAACACACAGAAACTCAAGAGGGTTCTTTAGGATCTATACACCCTAAAGGACAAGGAGAGTCTGAGCCAAGGCAAGGTGTACCCTGTGTGTCGGCTGGGGCTTCCTGGGGTGTGCCTGCATCAGTGGGCGGGGCTTCACCGACTGCCACCTGGAACCGCCCCTCCAGCTGTGGTCCGGTGCTCTCTTCAGAGGTATCTTTCTCCTGAACAGGAACCGTCTTCGGATAGCTCACTAGTTTCGGATCTTCCAAGGTCGTCTCCTTGGCCTGGGAGCATCCTTCTGGCACCTGCTTCTCCAGGCTTTCTTTTCTCACCAGGGGAGAAGGGGTCTTCCATTTGGGCTCTGGCGCTTTTGGTTCCAGATGTCTAGCTCCTGTCCCGGGGCCAGCGGCTGGCAGGTGTTCTGCCCTGGCCTCTCGTGTTTCTGTTGCGGGCACTGGCCCACGAGTGGGCTGTGTGGATACTGTGGCTTTCTTGTGACCGGTTAAGATTCCTTCAGCTTCAGATGGCTTTGtgctttcctttcctgtcttggCTGGTCTTGGTTTCCCCTGCTGGTGTCCTTCCTTCATGTTTTGCTCCAAAATCTCACTCGACTGTGGCCTGGATGTCACGGGCTTAGACCTGCTTTCTTTGCTGTCTTCTACAGGGCTGGAGAAGGTCCCTTTCTTCTTAGGCTGCGAGGACTTCTCCGGGTAGGTGACATCTGTGTGTGGCTTTTGAACCTTGGCCTTCTCTTTTGCAGAAACTTTGATTTTGGGGGCTCCATTCTTTAAGGGACGAGAGGCCTCTGGTTTAGAAAACCCTGCCTTGCCTTTGCTTGCCACTCGAGGACTAATGTCTGAGTCACGTTCCTCCCCATCAGAGTCTGAATCTGAGGAGCTGGATGAGGAAGACGAGGAAGATGAGGACGAACCGTCTGTCACTCTCTGCGCGTGCAGCTGAGCCTCTGAGTTAGAACCCCGTGCTTGGGGTGGAGGCATAACTTTCTGAGGAAACGCTACCAAAGTCTTTCTTGACAAATGCTTCCGGAGCCCTTCATCTGCAAGCATCTGGCTGCTACCAGGGTGTGGGCCTGCGACAGCCCCACCTGTGCTCTCCACTGACGGGTGAGAACCGGGTGGAGGTGAGCTTTTAGACAGTGCCGCTGCTGTGGGCGTGGCTAGGAGCTTGCCCCTCTCCTCTGCCCCCACATCTGGGAAACGGTATAAAGAGGAACACTTGTTATTTAAGGAACAACTCAAAGCCATAGACATTGCATTGCGTACCAGTGTATTATGTTATAACGCTGTCCAGGTAACTGACACGTAGGTTCCAGGAACCTCTCTCCCCGCGCCTGGGCAGCAGGAGTGGGCAGACTGGCCTCTGAGCGGAACCTTCAGGGAGGAGCTTTCTCACCAACAAGAGCCCAAACTGACTCGGTTCTGACTCGGTTCTCACACGCTTTGCTTCCCAGGCGACAGGTATTCTTAAAGGACCCCACTCAGATTTACAACAGTTTGTAAACTCTAATGCAGATATTTTCTGTCCACTACACAGGTTTTACAAATGCATGGTTTCCTGAAGTGCTAACACCATTGAGTACCTAGTGCTTTTCGAATATTAACAAGGTCAGGGTTTGACCTTCCTGAACAAAACAGCAGAGGTCTAGACAAGAGCCTGTTTGGCTGTTTGGCTGTGAGAAGAGTCagtaggagggagggagtggcGACAGCTTTTCAAGTAAAGCTGccctaaaaaggaagaaaagtcctcaaaaaaaatcacacaggtCACGTGGGGGCTTCTTCAGCCAAGAAAACAAGTTTTTACAAAACCCGAAAgtctaaaataatttaataccACACATATCACTGGAAGCAGATGttaaaatgcacacacaaacaaatgaaaaaaaaaaaaaaaaaaaaagcccaacagGATAAGTTCTAATAGAAAAATCTTACACTTCATGATCatttatgaaagagaaaaaaaaaatcacattagaGCTAATTTCACTTAGTCCTCTCAGTTGCCAATCTTTCTAACTGTACGCATCAGAAGGAAAACACAGGACAAGTTGTTAAAATGGTAAATTACCCTCTGAGCATGAAGCGGAACTGAACGCTCTCCAGATAAACAGATGTATAGGGTCCTTAAGACACGGCTAGCTACATATATTCCTCCATGGTAGGATCAGGCTCCTCTATGGTAGGATCAGGCCCCTCTTACCCATCTTATCATGGTGGTTCCCATGCAAGGGGCCAAGAAACTACAATCACCTGGTAGAATAGGAaccaagaaaaatgaagtttctCAAGCCAGAGAAAGAGTGACAGGCACTGTGAAGGGAAATGATCAGAACCAGAGCAGTGGGTGACAGCTGAAACCAGCCCTGGCCACCTAGAGTAGGGACTGACACGGTGACTCAGAACACACAGCTCCAGACCACTGCTCGGTAGCACAGGCAGAGAAGGGCAGTGCACACTAGATCTCTCTGTGCCACAACGGCACAGCCCAGAATTCCCAGCTAGCCCATTCTATACATCACTGGTATTTTTCTGAGCTTGACTCTTACAAATGGAGATGGCTTGAGGGTGTCGTGTGGTTCAGTTGGCACAGTGCTAGCTCAGTATTCACAGGGCCCTCAGCTCCAACCCAGCACTGCATTCGGGCTGATGtggggtgtggggagccgacagaaggcggctatcatccgtgcagccatcttgagccatataccctgacaagagacttgttttcaacagcctacaacagctgagcacactctgataacatcttgttttatatacccaggatcttcccttgggtgtgtgagacttaaaggtgtgatttagagataagacctaagggcgtgaattagaggtgtggcttataagtgagacatataaaaggcaagaggcagacagaagaaattattaggtattaggcacttgacacTTGGAGgcagaacttggaattagacagtaggcacttgagacttgagacaggcacttggaagagaacttggaactgggaaagagactagcaactggaactaggattaggacctgagacttggtactaggaactagggacttggagagaagaagagagactgaagaataaacgggattgaatcacactctgtctggtctccattcttcgagcccatcctcactctctctctggctgaaccctgacccatagaccagagcagcttggggcagtgcaggctctaacaacttagcccccaaggcttttggcagtgcaggttccaacattgacagagtggtcccagacattttgccccccccccaacgTGGGCTAGAGCAGTCCTCAACAGTGGGGGTCCAGAGCAttctggaggaggcagagggaggaggctcATAagctcaaggtcaccctcagctacacagcaagtctgaagctagcctgggctatatataaGGCTCTATGTCAaagttaaagtaaataaatcaatcaatcgaTAAAGCTCTCAGATGGCTACTTTGAAtatcaaaatgatggactgactCTTCCAAGATATGCTGAGGATTTGGGGTTTTGTTCTTGTGCGCGTGTCTGGACCCAGGGCCTTGGGCAGGCTAGACAAAGTACCACTAAGCACTCTCCTTAGCCCTTGGGAACTTAGAAGGTTGTAGAGAGTTACAAAGCTACATTATTGGGGCTAAGGTGTAGCTTAGTGATACAGCATGTGCTGGGTATATGCAAGACCCTTagttctcaacacacacacacacacacacacacacacacacagagagagagagagagagagagagagagagagagaataaaaacttGCATTGTAGATTATTTAcctatgaaaacagaaagaacattccagacaGGCAGACTGGCTTGACAAGGAGACTTCGGAATATTTCGGAATGAGAAGGACTGACAGCTCATCTTCTCATTGGATACAGGAAGAATTCCAGGGAAAGGCTAACAGAGGAGCAGCTGGTTTTGCTTTTGATGGAGGAGGGTCAGTTTCTGTCCTTCCCTCATCTTCAAGCCTAAGATGCCACCACTAACTGGCATCCACAGCAAGCTTGAATTCACCCACTGGTGGCGTAGGTCACAGAAGGTGAACGTGGCCTCTGGGATGTTACGTGGACGCAGGATGTTACGTCTGCTCACAGTTCTTTAGTTTCAGACTGGCTTTCCTTAACAAACAGCCTACCAGGACCCCTGCTGCCTACCCCAGACTCCTGCAGCCTCCTCTCAGCACAGAAGGGGACCAAGGCAGCCTACACACAACCAAGTCTACGAATACTATCTAATGGTGCCAACCGGTTCTCCCTGTGACCATGGCATCTCCCCTCGAGACACAACTCAAAATTTCTGAATCTCTGGCTGAAAATGGAGAACACAGTCTTCAGGCTTTCAGTCAAAGAACAAAAGGCTGCTGCCCATTTCAGTTCCCTGCATccatgctgggtggctcacaGTGGATTCACTgcccccttctgtcctttatggGTACTGCACTCATATGCATAGCCGCACAATGACTCAGACACATATCCAAATAAAGTGTAGCAATGAT
The sequence above is drawn from the Arvicanthis niloticus isolate mArvNil1 chromosome 20, mArvNil1.pat.X, whole genome shotgun sequence genome and encodes:
- the Ndufv3 gene encoding NADH dehydrogenase [ubiquinone] flavoprotein 3, mitochondrial isoform X1; protein product: MAFSLLLRGGRVRALKTVLLEARVFRGELASTVSLSTESEKSEKVTGPHPTTQSVPKDVGAEERGKLLATPTAAALSKSSPPPGSHPSVESTGGAVAGPHPGSSQMLADEGLRKHLSRKTLVAFPQKVMPPPQARGSNSEAQLHAQRVTDGSSSSSSSSSSSSSDSDSDGEERDSDISPRVASKGKAGFSKPEASRPLKNGAPKIKVSAKEKAKVQKPHTDVTYPEKSSQPKKKGTFSSPVEDSKESRSKPVTSRPQSSEILEQNMKEGHQQGKPRPAKTGKESTKPSEAEGILTGHKKATVSTQPTRGPVPATETREARAEHLPAAGPGTGARHLEPKAPEPKWKTPSPLVRKESLEKQVPEGCSQAKETTLEDPKLVSYPKTVPVQEKDTSEESTGPQLEGRFQVAVGEAPPTDAGTPQEAPADTQEPEPTDTTTYKNLQHHDYNTYTFLDLNLELSKFRLPQPSSGRESPRH